GTTCCATCCCCTTTTGCCTATCATTGTTCTTTTCATCAAAATAATAAGTAGGATTATATATCTTCCCTCTTATTTGGGACGATAGATAACAGTAAGACAAAATAGTCATTGGGTCAGCAGGATTCTTGTATGCTCGGTCGAACACACTGATACCAAGGTTTGCCCTAACAGGTTTACCTTCTTCGTCTACAACTTTTATTTTAATGATCCCTTTTTCGCGTGTAAAGAAACTCTTTTTATCCGGTTCGGCATTAATATACAATTTCTTTTGAGGATGGACATATACCAGTCGTTCAGCAACAGGGCGCATCAGACTATCCAAAAGCGTGAACTCCACTATTCCCTGATAGAGGAAACGATCAAGTGGGATCGAGACTCTAAGACTGTCCCTCAACATACCTTTAGCCATATAACAAATCATTCCACGCATTTGTCCCATCAAGTAAATTACCCCTTTAGGCAGACCTCCACTTTGGGAAACGACAAAGTTCAATTGCTTCTTGTTTTGCTCGGCAAGTCTCAGAACCATACCCTGTGGATAAATATTGGGTAACAAATAACTTTCCCCGTTTTTCAATTTAATACTGTATTTCCTGCCCAAGGAAGGAGTAAACAAAACAGCTCCCATCCCATAATGACTGCTCTTTATTTCGCACAACAATTTATCATCCTGATAGATAGCCCCTTCAAAAAACACCGGGTTTCCTTTTCCATCGGTTGCTTTAAAAGCCAATTTAGACGCAAGACCGGAAACAAGATTTCCTCCTTCAGGAAATATTTTAAAACAGAAGGTCGTATCTTTAGAGGAAACTGCCACTTCTGAACGAACAATGTTTCTTACTATCTTTATTTTACGGGTAGGAACTATATCGAGAGTATCGTTTCTATAAAAAGAATACTTTGTATAGCCTTTCAGAAAATAATCTCCTTCAAGAAGCTTCTCTCCTATATAAATATGTCCGGATACAAGACCATTTTCAATTGGATATTTTTCTTGCCACACTACGCTATCTTCAGAATTTACCATTTGCAGATAAAGAGTCTTACTTTTGTCTGATAATCCAAAAGTCTGTGCATCTAGCTGGCAGGCTTTAAACCAAAGATCCTCTCCTGTTTCATAAATACCTTTACTCGTTTGAAAATAGATCAACTCAGAAGGTCGAACATTTGACAGATTCATATACTTTGACAAGAACTGATTGATAGATTGACTATAAATCGGAGTTGCGATGTACACACATGCAAAAAGAAATAGTAATACGATAGATTGTTTACTTGATTTTATTAGCATGAAGCTGTTTTTACTTTAATAGTTGGAAAAACATTACTTTTTGGGAATAAATATCTTAAAATTTATGCATACTTCATCTACATCTTTTTTATCAATATATTCAATATTTAAGCCTTCTTTTGTCACAAATGAATTTGTCCAATTCCACTCCCTTGATGTACCAATAAGAGTTTCGCCTAAATATTCAAATTGCTCATTCATCATAATTACGATCAATGGCTTCTCAGTTAATTGAGAGTGAATTGTTGCATCCTTAATACCTTGTTGCATAAAACGGTAATATACTTTACGCCATGGATCATATAAAATAGCAGCATATAAATCTTGTTGCAAATAATGAGTGTAAATCAATTCTTGAGGGGTCTGTTCCGATAAAAAGTCCCAATCAATAGAATATATAGTTCGGGCTATATTACTGCCACCATACGAAGAATGGCTAATATTTGAATTCCATTGGGACACATAGATATCATGAGAGGCAGTAAAACTATGAACTAAATATCCTTCAGGAGATATCGTAGGATAAACTTGCATAAACAGAGGGTCTTCCCAATTTGCATTCTTTCCATAAATTTCAGAAGGATAAGAGTGATAATATTCTATTTGATTGTTATCTAAATCAATACAGGCAGTAAAGAAGAATTTATCTACGAATGATTCTTTAATAGAGAATGGGCACAGACCTGTTAATATGAGGTGTCTGTCTATCTCAAAAATTGGACATACGGTACTGAATTCATATTGAGGGTATTTCGAAGCCCAATCAGTTCCATTACCCTTCAATGAATAACGCTGCTTTACGTGTCCATGACTATCAGCTAATACAATCTCAACAAGTGGGCGATTATATAGATAAATAGAATCTTCATTTTTTATATAATAACCGGCAATGCTCAAAATTGCATCTGAGCCTTCTTTTTCATAATGGATTTTCTTGATATATTCTCCATTTGTATAATTATAAAAGTAGATAGAATTATTGAATGGATTAAGTAGGGTAAACATCCTTACTCCGGAAATATCCGAATAAATTTGTGTATAAGGAGGTTTTGGAGCTGTAGACTCATCTAAAATAATTTTTTTCTCACTTATTAGAACCAAATCATAAGTTGAATGTAACTTTCCTGCTCGTTCATTTTTTGATGATATAATAGAATTTGAGCAGGACATTAACATTGCGAGAAAGATAAAAAGATAGAATAATTTATACATAATTTTCATGTTTTTAGAAATACTCTCAAAATGCAAATATAATAAACATAATTATATACAATATACATTTCAGATAATATACAAAAATAATATACATTATTTAATAGTATCTATACTTTGATTCGCTCACACATTAATTAATAATACCTCATGCAGGGCAGCAGGTTACCATAAAAAGCTATCTTTATAGATTTTATCTTTTAGCAAGATAGGAAAAGCCGTTCGAATAAGTTTACCATAGTTTTGCATACGATAAAGGGACTGAAAATCGGTTCCGTTCGTTAAAGCTTATATAATCATAGAATCATGCAACAAAAGTTGTCAACAAGAGAAGAGTATTCTAAACGAATAAACGACGTGATAGAATACATCAACAATCATTTAAGTGAAGAAATGTCGTTGGATACACTGGCCGGTATCTCTAATTTCTCAACTTATCACTTCCACCGCATCATGCGAGCCGTACTAGGCGAACCTGTGGGAGCATTTATCACGAGAATGCGAGTCGAGACTGCAGCCCGACTATTGCGCTACTCAGATACACCCATTCAGGAAATAGCTTATAAAGTAGGGTATGATGTACCAAGCTCTCTGTCAAAAGCTTTTAAAACATTCTATGGAATTTCACCAAACGATTATCGTAACAATAAAACTTATTCCATTATGAAGCCAATTCAAATCAATCCTGATTTAAAGTTAGAGCAAAGGATAGTTGATCTTCAAGCAACACAGGTTATCTACATTCATTTGCAAGGGGATTATAATAACAACGATTACGGTTTAGCATGGAGCAAACTGTGGGGGCATATTCATAGCTTAGGGCTGTTTACCGAACAGATGGGCCAGATGTCCAACAATACCCCCAAATCAAATGTTTTACAAAAAATGTATGATGAGTTAGGAATCAAACACATCTGCATTTATCATGATGATCCTAAAGTAACTGAAGGTGATAAGCAACGCACTGACGTTTGTATGTCAATTAATGCAAAGATGGAGCCGAAAGGTGAAATCGGAGCCAAAGAGATAGAAGGTGGTAAATATGTTGCCTTCTTATACAAAGGTCCATACAACAATCTTGGAAGCGTATATGATACGATCTATGGCAAAGCAATCTTTGAGTTCAAACGCCAGTTAGCTTCCCGCCCGGGCTTTGAGATTTATCTTAACGATCCGGAATGTACCAAACCCGAAGAGTTAATGACAGAGATTTATGTACCAATAGAATAGAGTATGCTTATTATGTAACAATCAGATTCTGTCTGCCATTGCATATCTCATTAATTGAGATATACGATGACAGACGGAATTTCAATACCTCTATCTCATCGGGTTTTAAGATGTAAATCGCACTTCTAGTTATCGCAATGATAATCTGAGGTAAATATAGTTCTTAATTTTGACTTTTATGCCTTTTCACCTCGTCTACTAATTTTGAAAAAGATTTATCTCTTTTCCGCTTCTCATGTTCCGAAGTTGAAAAGTGCCACGCTTCTCGTCGAAGTTTCAAAAAACTCTCATAAACGTCACGCCCTAATACTCCGCTATTCACTGCTTCCAAAACAGCACATCCCGGCTCATTAGTATGTGTACAATCACTAAATCGGCACGACATCGCATAGTCTGATATCTCCAACATTTCAGCAAGTGAGTCCGGCTCATCAAGAGCCAATCCGAATTCCCGAACACCCGGAGTGTCAATCAAGACGCCTGAGCCATTCATTAACACCATTTCACGACGTGTAGAAGTATGCCTCCCTTTACCGGTCGACGCACTTATATCGGACGTAAGAAGCCGTGATTTCTCACAGAGAGCATTTATCAGAGAGCTTTTCCCAACACCCGACGAACCTACAAACACTGCGGTTTCGCCTTCTTGTATCGACTGCTTTAATTGCTGAATTGTTTCGGGGCGATGAATACTTGTAAAGAACACCGCCATCTGGCAAGCAAGATGTCTAATCGCTTCATCCACCTTCTGCCTATCAAAACTTAAATCAGCCTTATTGAGCACCAATACGGGAGTGATCTCTTCATCTAATATCTGGGCCATGAAGCGCTCTACCCTACGAATATTAAAGTTATCATCAAGACTTTGTACAATGAACGCTTTATCAATGTACGAAGCAATGGCTTGCTTATTGGCAACTCTCCCACTCTTCTTGCGATACAATATTCGTTCACGGTGCAGACGATCGACAATCACTCCTTTAGCCTCATCTAAAGGCTGAAAGATCACCCAATCACCTGTACAAGGTAGCTCAAAAGCAGACTTACCAAACATCATATTTCCCGTTAATTCACATTGAAATAATCCGTTTTCTGAAACGACTTCGTAGCACGTTCGATGCACTATGGATATGCGGCCGTGGCTAAGCCCTTTATATACTGATCCTTGCTTTAGTCGTTCTAACTGATCATTCCAACCGTAAGTATATAAATTAATCATAGTTCTATCTTTTTTGCAATGTAAAACACATAACCATAAAACTCCTTATACTTACGGTATAACTCGGCATCATGACGCTGATACTCTACAAATTCTTCAGCTGTTTTATTCCCTGCATACTTATCCAGAAAAATTTCTTCTGCTCTGACTAAAGGAGCAAAATAGTGCTCTGTCCAGCAATTCTCCGGTAAGATAAAGGTAGCAACAGGGATGTATCCTGCTCTTTGTATCTGAGCTACTTTATGAGGAATCGTATCTATTTCTTCATAATGAGATACCCAATAATCATTGATTTCAACAGGACGTTCATCGGTGAACCATGAGCTTTCGGATACAGCAATATATCCTCCTGTTTTGAGGTATCTACGCCATTCCTTCAGTCCTCGTTCGAAACCGATATTATAAATTGCACCTTCTGACCAGATCAGGTCTAGCTCTTCATCTTGAAAAGGAAGATTATCCATTGAGCGAACAATGCCTTGTACCCTATTCTGAAGGTGAAACTTCTCAGCATTGGCGTTGAAAAGATCTATGAAATGGGGAAAGATATCCAGACCTGTAATATGCCCCGGCGCGTGCTGTGCCAAGACCATCGTCTGTCCTCCTGTTCCGCAACCAATATCGGCAATAAGAGATTTATCGGTAAGATTATCTATAAAACTCAGTGCTTGCAATGTTGCCTCGGGACTACCAGGTCCTTGTCGCTTCGTATTCGAAAAGAAGTCGCAAATAAAATTAAAATTGAACTCATGAATAGTTGTAATATTTTCGTTACTCATTGTTGTAATGTATTAAGCATACACCAAAAGCATAGCAATACTCTCGGAATTGTACGCGATAAAAATTAAAATTTATGATAATAGAGAACCATTCTCGAAAAGAACTTATTCGAGAATAAAACGAAAGGACAACCTGTTAAGAAATACAGATTGTTTACAACACCAAATCCAAATTAAATAAAGTAGTAAACATCCAATAATTTTAGTCCGACAAAGATAAGAGTTTTTTATTATATTGTCCAAATGAATTCAGAAAACATTGATTGCAAGCAGTTTTATATATATATCAACAAATAATGCTCCCAACGTTGAAGTTTCGACTTCACCTCGTATAAATGCAGATTAATACAAGGTGAAGTCGGCTTTTATACGGGGTGAAAACAAGACTTCACGAAACGCTTTATATAAGGGGAATACAGAAGATTAATAAAAACAAACAAATAGCTAGACATTTCTCACTACTTCTTTTGATCTTAAAGAATATAAGAGAGAGCAAATCGCTAATAAAAGCCTAAAATAAAGCTTTCTTAACAAATAAGACATACATCTGTAACATACTCCTTTTATTTTTGCAGTCCTTTAATCATAACGGAACAAACATTCAAAACCAAGAATAAACAAGTTATTAATATTAAAAGCAACAAAGAATGATCAAATTTAAGTTGTGGAGCGTGGTTCTTCTGCTCTCCTTGTTTGCATGTAGCCAAGAGGAAAATCAACAGATTAAAACAGCATCAGCTATCCAGTTTACTTCAGAAGTAGATGGTATTGCTCTTACTCGTGCCAACGGAGCCGCATGGTCTGCTAATGACTCTATCGGAGTTTATATGAAAAAAAATGGAGAAATTCTCTCCGGAAGTTCTTCAATTGAAGGAGCTACTAACATTTTATATTCTACGGTAAATGGGAACGGAAACTTTAGTCCTGTAGGAAATGGAATTTATTTTCCTCAAGATGAAAGTTCGGTGGATTTTATAGCTTACTATCCTCAGCGCACATTAACAGATCTATATGCTTACCCTGTGGATGTAACAAACCAGAACGATCTTGAGGCGATTGATCTACTCTATTCTAATAACTTAACGGGCATCAGTGATCGCTCAAACGCATTAAATCTAGCCTTTACTCATCAACTTTCACGTTTAATATTTAATATAAAGAGCAGTGATAATAGCAAGTTAACTAACTTAAAATTAAAACTTTCCGGACTAAAGACAAAAGCTTCTTTCAACTTAGCCGATGCAACTCTGACGCCTGATGAAGCTTCTGTTGACACCATCAATGTAAAAACAAGTATTACCAATAATACGGGAACAGCTCAGGCTATACTTATCCCGGAAAGTTCGATAGATAAAGTTACATTAACCATTGAAGTAGGTAATAGTAAAAAGGAATACAAACTTCCACTGACTGCTCTTGAAAAAGGCAAAGAGTATTCTTATAACCTCGACATAACGGGAGGTAGCACAGAGGTGGATCCTGAAGCTTCCTCATATATACATTGGACAGAGACTCCACTTATTACCAAAAGTACACTAAGCGATACTGATATTATTTATCTAAATCATTATATGCCCAATAGCATGACCGACCCTGTATCGGGAGGAAAAATGCGCAACTATAGTATGCTTTATAGCAAAAGTAACAAAATAGCTTATTGGGTAGCTTATCCGCTTTTCTCCAATTGCATTGGTAGCTCTGGTCGTACAAATGCCTGGGCGTATGATCCTGAAATCCTTAGTAATTATCAGGCAAATCTTTCAAGTGGATTTGGAGGTAACGGTTATGATAGAGGACATCAAATTCCGAGTGCCGACCGTACTTGCGATGCGGCGACTAACCGTACGACTTTTTATTATAGCAACATGACTCCACAAATAGGTAGAGGACTCAATCAGTCCAACTGGGCTGCATTAGAGAATAAAGTACGTTCATGGCTTAGCGGAACTGATACCTTGTATGTAGTAACCGGTGCAATGCCTCCTGCTAGCAACATAACACAAATGAAGGGAATGACTGTACCTGCATATTATTTTAAAGCTTTAGCCCGAAGGATAAATGGAAGTTTCATCACTATCGCTTTCAAATTTGAAAACAAAAGTTATTCAGGCAGTGGATATATGGAAGAAGCTATTTCTGTAAAAGAGCTGGAACAAGAAACCGGTTTCACCTTCTTCCCAACAATAGCCTCTAGTGTAAAAGCAACCCTGAACACATCTCAGTGGCAATAAAGAAGATCAATTCGAATTGACTATATAATATTAAAAAATTATTTTCAAAAACTTCAAAACAAGAAAAATGAAAATTAAAAAAATTATTTATCTCACATTTTTAACATCAGCAATCTTATCTAGTTGTACGAATGATGATGATCATCAGGGATTACCAGACACTAAAAAAGCTGTTTCTTTTAATACAACAATCACTTCAAATTCCGTTTCACGTGCCGTTGGTGATGCATGGAACGAAGGTGATAAGGTGGGAATTTTTATGATTCCTGAAGGTGGAACGTTAGCAACTGCTTTGGCAGTCAATAAAAAGTACTCGGCTTCTGCAAGTGGAGAACTTACATACGATTCAGAAGATCAAGCAATCTATTTTCCTTCTGATGGCAGTAAAGTAAACTTTGTGACCTATTATCCTTATACTACAGAAATTAATAATAACCAGATAGCTATAGATGTAACAAATCAGAGCTCACAAGCTGGAATTGATCTATTATATGCTCCTACAAATACAGGATTTACTAATATTTCAGGGAAAGTTGCACTAAAGTTTACTCATCAATTGACACGCATGGTTCTAAATATAACCAAGGCATCGGATGTTAAACTTGATAATTTTGGGATTAAATTACTAGGAACCGAAACCAAAGGAACTTTTGATTTAGCAACAGGTACTTTAACTCCAAGTACTCAGGATGTTTCTGAGATAGCTTACAAGATAACAGATAAAGGTAATAACCAACTGCAAGCAGAAGCCATCGTTTTACCAAGTAACAAGTTGGGAGATGATGCCAGTATAGAGTTTACCATTGGATCTCAGAAATTTAAGCAAAGCTTAGCAGGTAGCAATTTAAATTCTGCCAGCAACTATGATTACAATGTGGATATATCAAATAATAATGGTAAAC
This is a stretch of genomic DNA from uncultured Bacteroides sp.. It encodes these proteins:
- a CDS encoding AraC family transcriptional regulator — translated: MQQKLSTREEYSKRINDVIEYINNHLSEEMSLDTLAGISNFSTYHFHRIMRAVLGEPVGAFITRMRVETAARLLRYSDTPIQEIAYKVGYDVPSSLSKAFKTFYGISPNDYRNNKTYSIMKPIQINPDLKLEQRIVDLQATQVIYIHLQGDYNNNDYGLAWSKLWGHIHSLGLFTEQMGQMSNNTPKSNVLQKMYDELGIKHICIYHDDPKVTEGDKQRTDVCMSINAKMEPKGEIGAKEIEGGKYVAFLYKGPYNNLGSVYDTIYGKAIFEFKRQLASRPGFEIYLNDPECTKPEELMTEIYVPIE
- a CDS encoding fimbrillin family protein, with the protein product MIKFKLWSVVLLLSLFACSQEENQQIKTASAIQFTSEVDGIALTRANGAAWSANDSIGVYMKKNGEILSGSSSIEGATNILYSTVNGNGNFSPVGNGIYFPQDESSVDFIAYYPQRTLTDLYAYPVDVTNQNDLEAIDLLYSNNLTGISDRSNALNLAFTHQLSRLIFNIKSSDNSKLTNLKLKLSGLKTKASFNLADATLTPDEASVDTINVKTSITNNTGTAQAILIPESSIDKVTLTIEVGNSKKEYKLPLTALEKGKEYSYNLDITGGSTEVDPEASSYIHWTETPLITKSTLSDTDIIYLNHYMPNSMTDPVSGGKMRNYSMLYSKSNKIAYWVAYPLFSNCIGSSGRTNAWAYDPEILSNYQANLSSGFGGNGYDRGHQIPSADRTCDAATNRTTFYYSNMTPQIGRGLNQSNWAALENKVRSWLSGTDTLYVVTGAMPPASNITQMKGMTVPAYYFKALARRINGSFITIAFKFENKSYSGSGYMEEAISVKELEQETGFTFFPTIASSVKATLNTSQWQ
- a CDS encoding DUF4221 family protein, whose amino-acid sequence is MYKLFYLFIFLAMLMSCSNSIISSKNERAGKLHSTYDLVLISEKKIILDESTAPKPPYTQIYSDISGVRMFTLLNPFNNSIYFYNYTNGEYIKKIHYEKEGSDAILSIAGYYIKNEDSIYLYNRPLVEIVLADSHGHVKQRYSLKGNGTDWASKYPQYEFSTVCPIFEIDRHLILTGLCPFSIKESFVDKFFFTACIDLDNNQIEYYHSYPSEIYGKNANWEDPLFMQVYPTISPEGYLVHSFTASHDIYVSQWNSNISHSSYGGSNIARTIYSIDWDFLSEQTPQELIYTHYLQQDLYAAILYDPWRKVYYRFMQQGIKDATIHSQLTEKPLIVIMMNEQFEYLGETLIGTSREWNWTNSFVTKEGLNIEYIDKKDVDEVCINFKIFIPKK
- a CDS encoding class I SAM-dependent methyltransferase; amino-acid sequence: MSNENITTIHEFNFNFICDFFSNTKRQGPGSPEATLQALSFIDNLTDKSLIADIGCGTGGQTMVLAQHAPGHITGLDIFPHFIDLFNANAEKFHLQNRVQGIVRSMDNLPFQDEELDLIWSEGAIYNIGFERGLKEWRRYLKTGGYIAVSESSWFTDERPVEINDYWVSHYEEIDTIPHKVAQIQRAGYIPVATFILPENCWTEHYFAPLVRAEEIFLDKYAGNKTAEEFVEYQRHDAELYRKYKEFYGYVFYIAKKIEL
- a CDS encoding fimbrillin family protein; protein product: MKIKKIIYLTFLTSAILSSCTNDDDHQGLPDTKKAVSFNTTITSNSVSRAVGDAWNEGDKVGIFMIPEGGTLATALAVNKKYSASASGELTYDSEDQAIYFPSDGSKVNFVTYYPYTTEINNNQIAIDVTNQSSQAGIDLLYAPTNTGFTNISGKVALKFTHQLTRMVLNITKASDVKLDNFGIKLLGTETKGTFDLATGTLTPSTQDVSEIAYKITDKGNNQLQAEAIVLPSNKLGDDASIEFTIGSQKFKQSLAGSNLNSASNYDYNVDISNNNGKPEVVVGTASITDWVSISGDDINIDLGSGTTDPDPTPTDPTTGVEQTIFAETFGTTAKIGKYWPGVNQFTGWDNSSLTFTDNYLDGSYSKASVRSTSTMDSHVWFASGYNSGLEISGFSTTGYTNLKLSYSITANKSGNQDVIQVKCGSTTMKVPSVDISTINTYQTVELSDLPADITSIEFISSADTNTAGYRIDNVKLVGTK
- the rsgA gene encoding ribosome small subunit-dependent GTPase A, whose translation is MINLYTYGWNDQLERLKQGSVYKGLSHGRISIVHRTCYEVVSENGLFQCELTGNMMFGKSAFELPCTGDWVIFQPLDEAKGVIVDRLHRERILYRKKSGRVANKQAIASYIDKAFIVQSLDDNFNIRRVERFMAQILDEEITPVLVLNKADLSFDRQKVDEAIRHLACQMAVFFTSIHRPETIQQLKQSIQEGETAVFVGSSGVGKSSLINALCEKSRLLTSDISASTGKGRHTSTRREMVLMNGSGVLIDTPGVREFGLALDEPDSLAEMLEISDYAMSCRFSDCTHTNEPGCAVLEAVNSGVLGRDVYESFLKLRREAWHFSTSEHEKRKRDKSFSKLVDEVKRHKSQN